The Physeter macrocephalus isolate SW-GA unplaced genomic scaffold, ASM283717v5 random_602, whole genome shotgun sequence genome contains the following window.
CTgtgagatggaagagggaggaggaggtgaaaggggggaagggaagcCCATTCTCCTGATCTTCCGTGCAGGGAGGCAAGAAACAGTCTCTAAAATCGTTAAGTGGAAAAAAGACTCAAGTGTACCACGTAAAGTCACAAAGGTCCTGCTGGAAGAATCAAGCGCACGTGACTAACAGCCTCAGGAGGAGCACGGGCATGCGCGCAGGGCGTCCTCCCCTCTCCAAGTGCAGAAGTGACGGTGGCTACGTCCACCCGGAGTCACAGTGGACATCCCCGGGAAAGCGGTGGGGCTGGTTCTGGTGGCGGACTGGGCCCGGTCTGGGAAAGGCGTGAGGGTCCGCATATCTGACCAGATCCGGGTTGCTATtgctgcccccaggcccacccACCCACAAGTTGGTGCATCAGCAGTCAAGAGGGCCACCTGGCTTCACCCGCAGCACCGTGAGCCCAGCTCTCCAGCGCCCCGAGATTGCTTCCCCTGAGCTGGAAGCACTCAGCCCTGCACTCTGCTGCAGCTCCTCTCTGCCCCCTCGCTTCCACAGCCTGGCCCAGCTCTCACCTCCCAGTCGCTCTCCAcccctgcctggcacacagcccCTCCTCAGTCCTTCCTTCTGGCCCTGCAGGCACTCTGGCCCTCGCTGCCTCCAGCGCCCCGCCTCTGAGCCCCTCCTTCTCAGCCTCTGCTTCCCACCTGCCTGGGTGGCCAGGGCTCACTGGGGCTCCCAGAGCTTCATTCGGGTCCCCCACCCGTGGTGCCCAGCCCTTTCCACGACCCAACCGTGCTCAGAGTTGCCACGTTCAACAAGTGAAAATGTAGGAGGCGGCTGCCTGGCTGCAGCCAGCCCTCTTCCCGCTGGAGCAGACCCCTTGGGAGGCAGACGGCCCCCAGAACAGCACCCGGAACAACGGGTGGAATGGGACATCCTCACAGCAGCCACGAGATGGCATCACCACCCCACGTTCTAGAGGAAGAAACCGTGGCCGGCATCGGGCTGTAACCGGAGAAGTGGGGACCTGCGCTGGGACCCCCTAAGCCCTACAGCCTTCTGTCTCCCTGGCCGCACACTCGTGAACACCCTTCGGGCAGGGAACGGGGCTGTGGAGCTCTGatgctcccctgccccccacagccTTCAGCCTGCCGGGCAGCTTCTGGCCAGCCGACCCTGACGCAGGCAAGAGGGAGACCCCACAGGCTCTGCAAGGCAAAGATGGCGCCAGGAGCCCAGAGGCTGGCAAGGCAGGGCGTGGACTCACCTGGACAACACAGATCCTGCCGTGGGCAGCGTCCAGTGTGTCGCAGAAGGCCTGCACTACCGTATGGAACTCACTGCTGCTCTCGGCCACACACTCCAGCCTGCCCAAGGGCTCCCTCGGCCTCTGCTGTGGCACTGACACACCGGGAGAAAGGGGGTACGGGCCATGCCTGGGGCACCGGtccaccctgccctcccccgtGCGGGCTGCAGACTCACGAGTGGGGCCCGAAGCCACCGAGGGAAAGGCCAAGCTCTGATCCCAGGGGCCAGCCTGCAGCGCTGCTAAGTGGCGGGCCGCACGGGTGGGCTGGGTCCCAAAGCCACGGAGGACGGTGCGGTCACCACGAAGGGCAACACTCACGCCGTGGCGCCGCTCCAGGCGGGCGCACAGCTCCGCGGGCAGCACGCAGCCCTGGGGCCCCACCGTCTCCTCCCGGAGGTGCACCTCCAAGGCCGCCTCTAGGGTCCGGTCCAGCTCATCCATATCTTGCTCAAAGGTTGCATGCACCTCCAGCTGGGCCCAGCTACCAGGCGCCCCACCCCGGAGCTCCTGTTCTTCCTCCAGCGGGGGCGGCTCCAGCAGGGAGAGGGCCAGGGCCCGCTGCAGCGCCACAGCCTCCTCCCGCTCGGCCACCTGGCCTTGTGGCTCCAGTGACCGGTAGAGAGCCAGCTGCAGCTCGGCCTCCTCCTCCAGCCGCCCAGGCGCCCCGGTGCTGGGGGCCACgggcccttccccagccctgggagTCTTCTCCTCCTCCGGCTGCCCCTcaggctcctcctcccccagctccagtGGCAGCCAGTCTTCCCCGTCCAGGCCCTCCAGGGCGGCCAGCAGCTCTCGGACCTCCTCTGGGAACAGGGAGAGGCACCGAGTCAGGGGTCAAGTCCAGCCAGGATGGGGCTGAAGGAGAGGACTAGTCAGGGGACGGGTGGAAGATAGAGAGGGGGTTAGAGGGTATATGGTCACAGGGCAGAGCAGCAGAGGATGAGGTCAAGAAAGGGCTGCAGGATGTGCCAGGGTCCCCAGGGAGCCCTACCTAGGCTCATATTCTCCTGGTCACTGTCCGTATTGTCTGGAGGCCACAGGGTGTGGGAGTGGCCAGGGAGGGCCTGTAGGGCCTCAGTGGGGTCCACCTGTTGGGAAAGAATGCCAGTACCCTCCAGACACATACCCCTCCCAGGCCTCTGAGCAAGGGTGGAGGAGGTACGGGGGGCtgaggtgtgggggaggggaggggaggggagggctccaTGTCTACCTCTCCCAGGTCTGTGTCCAGGGCAGCCCTGGCCAGACGCTCTGTCCCAAAGACGCACTGGAACTGAGCTTCCAGCCCCCGCAGAAGGTGCTGCCCCTCTGGGCTCAGCAGGAACCTGGCACTGCCTGGGTGCTTCAGGCTCAGCACGTGACAGCTAACGCTGCCCAACAGACTTTGCAGAAACTCCTCGGCTGCCTGGCATGGGGCCAGGGCTCCGCAGAGCTGCAGGACCAAGGGGCGGGGTGAGGAGGAGCAGTTAGCAGGTTTAGGGCACAGGAAAGGCACCCAGAACCCCCAGTAGTAGCGGTGAGGAATCCTCAGGGGTCACTTACCCGAAATCCAGTCGTATCTGATCCCTCGAGTGGGAAGAGGGCAACGTCTCCCAGGCCAGCAAGAAGGTCCTCATGATAGCGTTGAATGAAGCGCATTGCTCCCAGCTCCATCGGCAGCACTGTCTCCACCAGGCCCTCCTGCCCCGGTGACCCCACGGGGCCCAGGCTCATTGATGCCACCTGCTCCAGAGACTCCACGGCGATCTCCACTGGGCCTGGAGACCCCGGAGGCCCCGGGCTCACCAGCGCCCCCTGTTCTGAAGACCCCATGGGCCCTGAGCTGACGGGACTGGCCTGTCCCAGAGAGGACCTGTCCCAGAGAGGGCCTGTTCTCAGAGAGGCTCCTGTTTGCCCCGGTGCCTCCTCAGAGCCCAATGTCACATTCCCTGCACAATTCTGTGCCCTTGCTGGCCCTCCGGCCTCCAGGAGAGCACGCCTGGGGGCCCCCGGCCCCAACCCGGCCAAGCGGTCCCCTCCACTGGTGTGCTCGCTGAGCTCCTCGGGCTCCAGGACATCGTAGTGGGGGACAAGGCTCAGCTCGGAGCCCTGCAGCTGGTGGGCCCGCTGCAGCACCCGCTCGGCCActtggaggaagggaaaggacaCAAGTCGTCAGGGCTCCAAGGCATAGGGAGGGCGGGCCGCCCTGTCCAGCCCCACTCACCCTGCCACTGCCGGAAGGAAGCGATGGTGCCCAGGTGCCCTGGCAGGCTGCGCACGCCCTCCAGGGGCCCCCCGCCACTGCGGCGCTCGTTCTCCAGGTACAGCTCCAGCAGCAGCAGGTCTGCAGGGGGGTTGCCCCCCACGACACGCACAGCCCGGGCCTGAGGCACCCAGGCCAGGGAGACCTCAGCCCCCTCCAGGCCCAGGGCCTGCGCGTGCTCCTCCAGGACGCGGGCTTCTGTGGGGAGGGTGCGAGTCAGCTCGGGGCAGCACCCCCGAAAGGCACGTCTGCCCCAATCCCGCCTCTCACCTGCCTCTGAAAGGGGCTTGGGCAGCTGCACCAGGGCCCGGTCTGGCCGGGGACTGGCCAGGGCACGGCACGGCTGCCCCGGCTGCCCTGCGGCACAAAGCAGGGCTTGGACGTACTGCTCCAGGCGCTGGGGTCCCATGCCAGCAGACAGTCCCTGGAGCAGTAGGCGCGAACGGGCGCGTGGTGGGGCTGGCCGCAGGCTCAGGCGAGCGCCGTGCAGAGTGTGCTCCTCCTGGGCCAAGACCCTCGCTGCATCtgcaggcagggggagggggtgtcaggGCCGGCGGCCCATGGGGGCCCAGGCTGCCCCTTTGCACGGGTCCCCTCACCTGCAGCCTCCTGGAAGGTGAGAATGCCCCCGCGGCCAAGCCTCTGCCAACTCGACACAGGTCCACCCCCAGAGCTTCGACGGTTCTCGAAGTAGAGTGTGAGCAGCTCGTCTGGGACGTCGGGGGGCAGGCCTCTGAGTTCCACGGCTGCCCCCAGCTCCGCCTCTTCCTCGTCCATCATCACAGCCTGGGCCGGAGGAGCAGGTGGGGTAGCAGCCCACAGCCCCGCCTCACCCCTCGCAGGCCCCTGGGCAGCGTTCCCTGGCACCCCCCTCACTGTGGGGCTGGCCCACATCCCCCACTCACGCTCCCCAGCTGCCTGGGCCGCCGAGGCCTAGGCCTTCAGCCGGCCGGCCTCCTTCCCCTTCGCCCTGAAGCCGAAGGGCTGggacaagaaaacaaaagtgaaaccgtgggagggagggaggggccagcaGTGCTGGGGCCGAGCGGCTGCCTCTCTGGTGCTTCCCGTCTCAGGCCCCTCCTGCAGAActttccagccccacccccagctcctcagCCCTCGGCCTGGGCCACCCGCCCCACCTGTCTGACCTCAGCCCAGCGGCTGGCCGGGTGGGGGGGTGTCCACTCGCGGTCCTCCACTCCCACGGGCCCTTCCCTGTGAGCCTCAGTACGGCCAGTCGCCCTCCCTGGTAAATCCACACGGGGGGCTCGGATCATCGCCCTCCACCCGAGACCTGAAGCCTCCGTGTTACCCTCCCCCACCGCTCGAGCACCTCGGGGCTCTGGCCGGCCCGGCCGAGGCTGGCTCTCAACTCTCCCCAGCGACCTGGGCGACACACAGGGGACCGACCTCCCACCCCGCGAGGGTGGGTCGGCAGCTCCCACTCCTGACCTACGAGAGCTTCCATCCCAGCGcagccttcctccctgccccgcccgcacacctccccgcctccccagccTACGCTGTCCTCGGAGGTGGCGGCGGCACCAAGGCTGACCGCCAAGGGGCTGATGCTGTGCTCACGGGCCTTGCTGCAGCACATCCCCGTGACAGAGGGGACGGACGCGGAGCCTCATGCTTGGCTGCACCTTTACGATCCACAGTCCCTCCTTGCTGCCGCCGAGTAGCCCCCTTGCCTGTGCTCCACTGGCCGCCAGCCTTTCAGAGAGTTGTGCCCCCCGCTGCTCTCCATCTCGCACCTCCCACTTATCCCTCAGCCACGAAAACCCAGCCTCCGCCCCTGCCACTTCTCCAAGGAATTGAGGACCTGTCCAGTCTGTGCCCCGAGCCCTACACCCAGCCCCCTGGCTGCCCCCACCCTGACCTGAGCctccatcatctcttgcctggattactaCTCTGACCTCTTAACTGATCTCTCTCTGCCAATCCTGCCCACTCGCACTGTCCATCCGCAACAGAGGGCAGGGTGAGCCTTATAAGTGGCACCGACAGCTGCTACAGCTGGCTCCAGAGTAAAGCCAAAGTCCTTGGGAGGACCTGCCAGGCTGGACTGACCGGGCCCCAGTCCCTTCTGCCGCACCCCCCCGCATCCCCCATCCTCCGTCATCCAGTGCAGCAGACCCTCCTCCCCGATGCCCTTGCACTGGCCCTTCCCTCTTCCCAGACCAGCCTCTCCTACAGAGCCACCTGGCCACCCCTCCCCCGGATTCACCTTACCAGGTTCTTGGTGGCAGATTCCAGTTGAACCTAAAATTCTTCAAGGAACTGTGACTTGCATGGGCCCCTCCTAGGGCCCTGGGCTCAACTtcacatttgtcatttttcattatttttcttaaaaaagaccCCTCAAATTGTATGAGCTTCTAGTTCTACAAAACCTGAAGTCATCCCTGCCTGCTCTATATTTTCTCCTCTCCTGGAACTCATCATCTTCtaacatactgtataatttacttattaCACCAATCCCTGCTACCACAGGCGGCAGTGTGCTGGAGCAACTCACATCATGACTACATTGTTCAATTTTCAGGAATCTTTGTGAATCAGTTGTTAAACTGGTGGTCGCTTGAAATCAGCCACGATGGGGTATTTCTATGAAGGACAAGTGCAAAGGTACAGATCAGGGTTTCCCCTCCCTGGGGCCCGCCGTTCAACGGTGAACCAGCACACCAGCTGCACAGGACAGAGCCTCTTCCCAATCACTGCTGGGCCTGGGAGAGGCCACTATCCAAGAGGCCGGAAAGTACAGTAAGATTCCTAGGCCCCAGGTGGAGAGGCACTCCTGCAGAGGGCTCCAGGAGACCACGTCGCAGGGATGTCCCTGGAGGTGGCAGGCAGCACTTCCTCAGGACCGCTGGAGCCGAGGGAATTTAACTTGGCCTCCAGTCCTGGGGTATCTCTAAGCCTCAGCCCCTTAGCAGCGAAACAGGGCTAAGAATGCCACCCTTACAGCTTGTGATTCTGTGATAAAAACAAGTAAGGATAACTGGTCTAGTAGGGACCTGGACTTGTTTCCTAGAGAGGATAGAGCATTTAAACAATTAGGCCTCTTGATGTGGAACAGACTTGGATGAAAGGGGAAGTGGAGTTTTAAGGCCAAGGAGGGATGGAGAGTGCTTGTCAGACTTAGCAAATCCCAGATTTAGgaataaatttctcaaaattcCCTGACCCTTGAAATTGGAGAGGCTAGGTCTCAGCCTCCAGAGGTCTACAGCCCTCACGGCCGAAGGCCACCCCTCAGCGGACAGGATGGGACGCGGGTCCCGGGCCTGGGGCTCGGAAAGAAGCCCGCAGGGCGACCCAGTCGGGTAGGGTCCATCCGCGAGAAGCCCCCGCGTTCCCCGCGGAGCCCAGCCcacggccccgcccccgcgccgccggccccgccccgtCACAAGGCCCCGCTGCGTCTCCCGAGCCGCAGGCGCAGGCCCAGCCCAGCCGGCCGCGGAGCGGGAGCGGGTGCGGGTGCGGGCGCGGGCACAGCGGCCGTCGACCGCGCGGCCGCGCAGCGGACACCGGGCGCACAGGCCTGAGGCGACTCGCGCGACTGGTGAGTCCCCGGCCCAAGCCCAGCAGCGTGTCTACTCGCTCAGCGGCCGGCCACTGCCGCCCCCGCGCGGGCCCTGCGCAGCAGACAGGCGTTGCGGTGGGTCAGTCGGTCGGTCCGGCCGGGCGCGCGGCCcgcgggggccggggggcggTGGCGGCGGGGCCGGGGAGCCGGAGGgcccagggcgggcgggggcggcgcACTGCGGCGACAGCCGGACGGGCGGTCCGAGCGCCCCCCGAACGGGCAGGAGGGCCCACCCCGCCCTCGGTGCGGGTTGCGTGGCCGCCGCCACCACCCGCCTCGCCCCCACGTCCGCTTTGTTCCCCCGCACGCCCTCTGCTCGCTtccatccccgcccccccccNNNNNNNNNNNNNNNNNNNNNNNNNNNNNNNNNNNNNNNNNNNNNNNNNNNNNNNNNNNNNNNNNNNNNNNNNNNNNNNNNNNNNNNNNNNNNNNNNNNNNNNNNNNNNNNNNNNNNNNNNNNNNNNNNNNNNNNNNNNNNNNNNNNNNNNNNNNNNNNNNNNNNNNNNNNNNNNNNNNNNNNNNNNNNNNNNNNNNNNNNNNNNNNNNNNNNNNNNNNNNNNNNNNNNNNNNNNNNNNNNNNNNNNNNNNNNNNNNNNNNNNNNNNNNNNNNNNNNNNNNNNNNNNNNNNNNNNNNNNNNTTCCCCCGCACGCCCTCTGGTCGCgtccatccccccccccccccccgcaacccGCTGTTCCTGGCGTACCCCGCTGGCAGGCACCCCGGCAGCCGATCCAGgcctgctgcccccaccccggGAGCGAGGGACGCTCGGGCCCTGCTCTTGGAGGGGGGTCAGGGCTCTGGCTGGTCACAGATGGCGTGGGGATTTCCTGGGATAGAAATAGCCGCCGGCTCTGGCCCCTTAAAGCTGCTTAAGGGGCGGGATGTGAAGGGGAGGGTCCGGGCACACCCCCGCACCGCCCCGACCGCGCCCCCAGCCCCGACCCGCGCTGAGCTCTGACCCGGAGAGGCCGGCAGCGGTGAGACGGCCCCTCCAGTTGCTTGCAAGAAACGGCAGAAGCCCACAATCCTGAGGCTGCCGAAGTCatcccctccatcccctcctccatCTTTGGGGTCGGCCTGTAGCGGCCCCTCCTGAAGCCGCACGCCTAGCCACCCGATACCCACCCGCCTCTCCTGGCCCCCCAGCTCGGGCTCCGGACAGCCCTGGGGCAAAGGTCACGAAACTGCCTCCTTCCGTCCCGGTTTCCCGGTAGCAGGTGGAGAGGCCCCTGGCTGGTTCCCGTCACCTCAGGGCTAActgttctctctctgttctctagGGGGAGACCACAGAACCTGAGGCCATGTCCCATGAAAAGAGTTTCTTGGTGTCCGCAGACAGCTatcctccccccaaccctggATATCCTGCGGGGCCCCAGCCCTCCTTGCCTCCCTACCCAGGGGCCCCTTACCCACAGCCCCCGTTCCAGCCTTCCCCCTATGGCCAGACAGGGTATCCTCAGGGCCCCAGCTCCTACCCCCAGGGGGGCTACCCTCAGGGTCCCTACCCCCCAGGAGGCTACCCCCAGGGCCCCTATCCCCCAGGAGGCTACCCTCAGGGCCCCTACCCCCAAGGGGGCTACCCTCAGGGGCCATATCCACAGAGCCCCTTTCCCCCCAACCCCTATGGACAACCACAGGCCTTCCCGGCACAGGATTCTGGCTGTGAGTCGTGGGGCAGGGGCGGGCGGGGCAGGGGCTCCCGGCACCAGTGAGGGTGCTGACCCAGCCCGTCCCGCTCCTCAGCACCTCAGCACGGGAACTATCACGAGGAGGGCCCCCCATCCTACTACGACAACCAGGACTTCCCTGCCACCAACTGGGATGACAAGAGCATCCGGCAGGCCTTCATCCGGAAGGTGGGCCACAGGGGCTGCGGAGGGCGTGGGCAGCCGTGCTGGCCGGAGCTCTGAGCCGCCTCCCTCCCCAGGTGTTCCTGGTGCTGACCCTGCAGCTGTCCGTGACTCTGTCCACCGTGGCCGTGTTCACCTTCGTCGGGGAGGTGAAGGGCTTTGTCCGGGAGAACGTCTGGACCTACTACGTCTCCTACGCCGTCTTCTTCATCTCCCTCATCGTCCTCAGCTGCTGTGGGGACTTCCGGCGAAAGCACCCCTGGAACCTCGTCGCACTGGTAACCCCCAGACCCTAAGCCCCTGGCCCCCGGGGCTTCACGGCCCACGACTCACGCTTTGCAGcgacggggggcgggggcggcgtgggggtggggcagcGGCTCCACACGCTCAGGGCCGCGTCTCCCCTCAGTCGATCCTGACCGTCAGCCTGTCCTACATGGTGGGCATGATCGCCAGCTTCTACAACACTGAGGCGGTCATCATGGCCGTAGGCATCACCACGACCGTCTGCTTCACGGTGGTCATCTTCTCCATGCAGGTAAGGCGCCCCCCAAGGCAGCGCCGCTGGCCCCCGGGGCCCTGAGGCCTTCCGGGGCCGCGGCACCCAGGGCCTGCCGCCTGTCCCTGTGCCCTCAGACCCGCTACGACTTCACCTCGTGCATGGGCGTGCTTCTGGTGAGCGTGGTGGTGCTGATCATCTTCGCCATCCTCTGCATCTTCGTCCGGAACCGCATCCTGGAGATCGTGTACGCCTCGCTCGGCGCTCTGCTCTTCACCTGCGTGAGTGGCGGGCGCGGGCGGCGCGGGCGGGGTGGCGGGCGGGGGGCGTGTCTTTCACCGTGACCGTGCCGCCACCCCAGTTCCTGGCAGTGGAC
Protein-coding sequences here:
- the PARP10 gene encoding protein mono-ADP-ribosyltransferase PARP10 isoform X3, whose amino-acid sequence is MWASPTVRGVPGNAAQGPARGEAGLWAATPPAPPAQAVMMDEEEAELGAAVELRGLPPDVPDELLTLYFENRRSSGGGPVSSWQRLGRGGILTFQEAADAARVLAQEEHTLHGARLSLRPAPPRARSRLLLQGLSAGMGPQRLEQYVQALLCAAGQPGQPCRALASPRPDRALVQLPKPLSEAEARVLEEHAQALGLEGAEVSLAWVPQARAVRVVGGNPPADLLLLELYLENERRSGGGPLEGVRSLPGHLGTIASFRQWQVAERVLQRAHQLQGSELSLVPHYDVLEPEELSEHTSGGDRLAGLGPGAPRRALLEAGGPARAQNCAGNVTLGSEEAPGQTGASLRTGPLWDRSSLGQASPVSSGPMGSSEQGALVSPGPPGSPGPVEIAVESLEQVASMSLGPVGSPGQEGLVETVLPMELGAMRFIQRYHEDLLAGLGDVALFPLEGSDTTGFRLCGALAPCQAAEEFLQSLLGSVSCHVLSLKHPGSARFLLSPEGQHLLRGLEAQFQCVFGTERLARAALDTDLGEVDPTEALQALPGHSHTLWPPDNTDSDQENMSLEEVRELLAALEGLDGEDWLPLELGEEEPEGQPEEEKTPRAGEGPVAPSTGAPGRLEEEAELQLALYRSLEPQGQVAEREEAVALQRALALSLLEPPPLEEEQELRGGAPGSWAQLEVHATFEQDMDELDRTLEAALEVHLREETVGPQGCVLPAELCARLERRHGVSVALRGDRTVLRGFGTQPTRAARHLAALQAGPWDQSLAFPSVASGPTLPQQRPREPLGRLECVAESSSEFHTVVQAFCDTLDAAHGRICVVQVERVLHPLLQQQYELHRERLEQCCDRRPAEQVLYHGTSVATVPDICAHGFNRSFCGRNGTLYGQGVYFAKRASLAVLDRYSPPDAEGHKAVFVARVLTGDYGQGRRGLRAPPSRPPGHALLRYDSAVDCLPRPGIFVIFHDTQALPTHLITCKHMSRSPLGEAPGLLSNSPAT
- the GRINA gene encoding protein lifeguard 1, whose translation is MSHEKSFLVSADSYPPPNPGYPAGPQPSLPPYPGAPYPQPPFQPSPYGQTGYPQGPSSYPQGGYPQGPYPPGGYPQGPYPPGGYPQGPYPQGGYPQGPYPQSPFPPNPYGQPQAFPAQDSGSPQHGNYHEEGPPSYYDNQDFPATNWDDKSIRQAFIRKVFLVLTLQLSVTLSTVAVFTFVGEVKGFVRENVWTYYVSYAVFFISLIVLSCCGDFRRKHPWNLVALSILTVSLSYMVGMIASFYNTEAVIMAVGITTTVCFTVVIFSMQTRYDFTSCMGVLLVSVVVLIIFAILCIFVRNRILEIVYASLGALLFTCFLAVDTQLLLGNKQLSLSPEEYVFAALNLYTDIINIFLYILTIIGRAKE
- the PARP10 gene encoding protein mono-ADP-ribosyltransferase PARP10 isoform X2, which codes for MMDEEEAELGAAVELRGLPPDVPDELLTLYFENRRSSGGGPVSSWQRLGRGGILTFQEAADAARVLAQEEHTLHGARLSLRPAPPRARSRLLLQGLSAGMGPQRLEQYVQALLCAAGQPGQPCRALASPRPDRALVQLPKPLSEAARVLEEHAQALGLEGAEVSLAWVPQARAVRVVGGNPPADLLLLELYLENERRSGGGPLEGVRSLPGHLGTIASFRQWQVAERVLQRAHQLQGSELSLVPHYDVLEPEELSEHTSGGDRLAGLGPGAPRRALLEAGGPARAQNCAGNVTLGSEEAPGQTGASLRTGPLWDRSSLGQASPVSSGPMGSSEQGALVSPGPPGSPGPVEIAVESLEQVASMSLGPVGSPGQEGLVETVLPMELGAMRFIQRYHEDLLAGLGDVALFPLEGSDTTGFRLCGALAPCQAAEEFLQSLLGSVSCHVLSLKHPGSARFLLSPEGQHLLRGLEAQFQCVFGTERLARAALDTDLGEVDPTEALQALPGHSHTLWPPDNTDSDQENMSLEEVRELLAALEGLDGEDWLPLELGEEEPEGQPEEEKTPRAGEGPVAPSTGAPGRLEEEAELQLALYRSLEPQGQVAEREEAVALQRALALSLLEPPPLEEEQELRGGAPGSWAQLEVHATFEQDMDELDRTLEAALEVHLREETVGPQGCVLPAELCARLERRHGVSVALRGDRTVLRGFGTQPTRAARHLAALQAGPWDQSLAFPSVASGPTRESAARTGEGRVDRCPRHGPYPLSPGVSVPQQRPREPLGRLECVAESSSEFHTVVQAFCDTLDAAHGRICVVQVERVLHPLLQQQYELHRERLEQCCDRRPAEQVLYHGTSVATVPDICAHGFNRSFCGRNGEAWGPEGAWSLPTVTTLTPVPPPPAGTLYGQGVYFAKRASLAVLDRYSPPDAEGHKAVFVARVLTGDYGQGRRGLRAPPSRPPGHALLRYDSAVDCLPRPGIFVIFHDTQALPTHLITCKHMSRSPLGEAPGLLSNSPAT
- the PARP10 gene encoding protein mono-ADP-ribosyltransferase PARP10 isoform X1 → MMDEEEAELGAAVELRGLPPDVPDELLTLYFENRRSSGGGPVSSWQRLGRGGILTFQEAADAARVLAQEEHTLHGARLSLRPAPPRARSRLLLQGLSAGMGPQRLEQYVQALLCAAGQPGQPCRALASPRPDRALVQLPKPLSEAEARVLEEHAQALGLEGAEVSLAWVPQARAVRVVGGNPPADLLLLELYLENERRSGGGPLEGVRSLPGHLGTIASFRQWQVAERVLQRAHQLQGSELSLVPHYDVLEPEELSEHTSGGDRLAGLGPGAPRRALLEAGGPARAQNCAGNVTLGSEEAPGQTGASLRTGPLWDRSSLGQASPVSSGPMGSSEQGALVSPGPPGSPGPVEIAVESLEQVASMSLGPVGSPGQEGLVETVLPMELGAMRFIQRYHEDLLAGLGDVALFPLEGSDTTGFRLCGALAPCQAAEEFLQSLLGSVSCHVLSLKHPGSARFLLSPEGQHLLRGLEAQFQCVFGTERLARAALDTDLGEVDPTEALQALPGHSHTLWPPDNTDSDQENMSLEEVRELLAALEGLDGEDWLPLELGEEEPEGQPEEEKTPRAGEGPVAPSTGAPGRLEEEAELQLALYRSLEPQGQVAEREEAVALQRALALSLLEPPPLEEEQELRGGAPGSWAQLEVHATFEQDMDELDRTLEAALEVHLREETVGPQGCVLPAELCARLERRHGVSVALRGDRTVLRGFGTQPTRAARHLAALQAGPWDQSLAFPSVASGPTRESAARTGEGRVDRCPRHGPYPLSPGVSVPQQRPREPLGRLECVAESSSEFHTVVQAFCDTLDAAHGRICVVQVERVLHPLLQQQYELHRERLEQCCDRRPAEQVLYHGTSVATVPDICAHGFNRSFCGRNGEAWGPEGAWSLPTVTTLTPVPPPPAGTLYGQGVYFAKRASLAVLDRYSPPDAEGHKAVFVARVLTGDYGQGRRGLRAPPSRPPGHALLRYDSAVDCLPRPGIFVIFHDTQALPTHLITCKHMSRSPLGEAPGLLSNSPAT